A genomic stretch from Achromobacter spanius includes:
- a CDS encoding glycosyltransferase family 4 protein gives MSRRLMFVVNNPAFFMSHRVPVALAAQQAGYDVHVATMDGPAVADIQAMGMTHHAIPMTRSGKHPLQELGTLLALVRLFRRVRPDVVHLVTIKPVLYGGIAARIARVPGMVAAISGLGFVFLSNSLKMRLVRAVVARLYRVALGHANSRVIFQNANDRDLLKSLGAVRDEQVVMIRGAGVDLDAYRASPEPPAPPVVVTMVARLLRDKGVREFVDAAAMLRARGVPVTMQLVGGLDAGNPASATQQEVDAWQRDGAVQALGERSDIAELYAASHIAVLPSYREGLPKSLIEAAACGRAVVTTDVPGCRDAIEPGQTGLLVPVRDAQALADAIARLAEDAALRQRMGAAGRALAEGEFDIKRVARVHVELYDALGG, from the coding sequence ATGAGCCGTCGCTTGATGTTCGTGGTCAATAACCCCGCGTTCTTCATGTCGCATCGCGTGCCGGTGGCGCTGGCCGCGCAGCAAGCGGGCTATGACGTGCATGTGGCCACGATGGATGGCCCCGCCGTGGCCGACATCCAGGCGATGGGCATGACCCATCACGCCATTCCGATGACGCGCAGCGGCAAGCATCCCTTGCAGGAACTGGGCACGCTGCTGGCGCTGGTGCGCCTGTTTCGCCGCGTGCGCCCGGACGTGGTGCACCTGGTCACGATCAAGCCCGTGCTGTATGGCGGCATCGCCGCGCGCATTGCCCGGGTGCCGGGCATGGTGGCCGCCATTTCCGGCCTGGGCTTCGTGTTCCTGTCCAATTCCCTGAAGATGCGGCTGGTGCGTGCGGTGGTGGCGCGCCTGTACCGCGTGGCGCTGGGCCACGCGAACAGCCGCGTGATTTTCCAGAACGCCAATGACCGCGACCTGCTCAAGTCATTGGGGGCGGTGCGTGACGAGCAGGTCGTCATGATTCGCGGCGCGGGGGTGGACCTGGATGCCTATCGCGCGTCGCCCGAACCGCCTGCGCCGCCCGTCGTGGTCACCATGGTGGCGCGCCTGTTGCGCGACAAGGGTGTGCGCGAATTCGTTGACGCGGCGGCCATGCTGCGCGCGCGCGGCGTGCCGGTGACCATGCAACTGGTGGGTGGGCTGGATGCGGGCAACCCCGCATCGGCCACGCAGCAAGAGGTGGATGCCTGGCAACGCGATGGCGCGGTTCAGGCCTTGGGCGAACGCTCGGACATTGCTGAACTCTACGCGGCCAGTCATATCGCCGTGCTGCCTTCGTATCGCGAGGGTTTGCCGAAATCTTTGATCGAGGCCGCGGCCTGCGGGCGCGCGGTGGTGACGACCGACGTGCCAGGCTGCCGCGACGCCATCGAACCCGGCCAGACCGGGCTGTTGGTGCCGGTGCGCGACGCGCAAGCGCTGGCGGACGCTATCGCGCGCCTGGCCGAGGACGCCGCCTTGCGCCAGCGCATGGGCGCGGCGGGGCGTGCGCTGGCCGAGGGCGAATTCGACATCAAGCGGGTCGCCCGCGTCCATGTCGAACTCTACGACGCCCTTGGTGGTTGA
- the pgi gene encoding glucose-6-phosphate isomerase, whose product MSLPNSPAWQAFTAAAKAAPLRGEQLRVINAPGLRLDLSTQAHSPALHAASEALLAQQQFDAARATLFDGGHANWTEGRAAWHTALRATEPPAAVANAVQAERDRLREFVREADRADRYGHVLHLGIGGSDWGPRLVNRALRHAGARREVRFASNVDSHSVADAMSRLDPHDTLVIVASKSFTTTEPLANAEVAMNWLRDAGVADPIKQVVAITANVEAALNLGILPDHIFQIWDWVGGRYSLWSAIGLPIALALGNEAFDQLLAGAAAMDDHFRTAPNAENAPLQLALAGVVNRSVLGYDSLVIAPYDSRLVHLVPWAQQLEMESLGKVATEDGSPTGVPTGPSVWGMAGTDCQHTFFQWLHQDAMGAPVDFILCEQPDHAYARHHELLIANCLAQRSALLRGKSFDEALAETSATESDPARARLLAQHRVHPGGRPSSLIVLPRLEAYTLGALLALYEHKVFAQGVIWGINPFDQWGVEFGKALAKNIMRELDAPQTSQQDPSTRFWIDAIARGR is encoded by the coding sequence ATGTCGCTACCGAACAGCCCAGCCTGGCAAGCATTCACCGCGGCGGCCAAAGCCGCACCCCTGCGCGGTGAACAACTCAGGGTGATCAACGCGCCGGGCCTGCGCCTGGACCTAAGCACCCAGGCGCACTCGCCCGCCTTGCACGCAGCGTCTGAAGCGCTGCTGGCGCAGCAGCAGTTTGACGCCGCCCGCGCCACGCTGTTTGACGGTGGCCACGCCAACTGGACCGAGGGGCGCGCCGCCTGGCACACCGCCTTGCGCGCGACCGAACCGCCCGCCGCGGTTGCCAATGCCGTGCAGGCCGAACGGGATCGCTTGCGCGAATTCGTGCGTGAGGCCGACCGCGCCGACCGCTACGGCCACGTGCTGCACCTGGGCATTGGCGGCAGCGATTGGGGGCCGCGCCTGGTGAACCGTGCGCTGCGTCATGCTGGCGCGCGGCGCGAAGTGCGCTTTGCGTCGAACGTGGATTCGCATTCCGTCGCCGATGCCATGAGCCGGCTGGATCCGCACGATACGCTGGTCATCGTCGCGTCCAAATCGTTCACCACGACCGAGCCGCTGGCCAATGCGGAAGTAGCCATGAACTGGCTGCGCGACGCCGGCGTGGCCGACCCCATCAAGCAAGTGGTGGCGATCACCGCCAACGTGGAAGCCGCGCTCAACCTGGGCATATTGCCCGACCACATCTTCCAGATCTGGGACTGGGTTGGCGGCCGTTATTCGCTGTGGTCCGCCATCGGCCTGCCGATTGCGCTGGCCTTGGGCAACGAGGCATTCGATCAGTTGCTGGCGGGCGCCGCGGCCATGGACGACCATTTTCGCACTGCCCCCAACGCAGAGAACGCGCCGCTGCAACTGGCGCTGGCCGGCGTGGTCAACCGCAGCGTGCTGGGCTATGACTCGCTGGTGATTGCGCCTTACGACTCGCGGCTGGTTCACCTGGTGCCCTGGGCGCAGCAGTTGGAAATGGAATCGCTGGGCAAGGTCGCCACCGAAGACGGCAGCCCTACCGGCGTGCCGACCGGCCCCTCCGTCTGGGGCATGGCCGGCACCGACTGCCAGCACACCTTCTTTCAATGGTTGCACCAGGACGCCATGGGCGCGCCGGTGGACTTCATTCTTTGCGAGCAGCCCGACCACGCCTATGCGCGCCACCATGAACTGTTGATTGCCAACTGTCTGGCGCAGCGTTCGGCGCTGCTGCGAGGCAAGTCCTTCGACGAGGCGCTGGCCGAAACCTCGGCCACGGAAAGCGATCCGGCGCGCGCGCGGCTGCTCGCGCAGCATCGTGTGCATCCGGGCGGCCGCCCGTCGTCGCTGATCGTGCTGCCGCGCCTGGAGGCCTATACCCTGGGTGCGCTGCTGGCCTTGTACGAACACAAAGTCTTCGCGCAAGGCGTTATCTGGGGCATCAACCCGTTCGACCAATGGGGCGTGGAGTTCGGCAAGGCGCTGGCCAAGAACATCATGCGCGAGCTGGATGCGCCGCAGACCAGCCAGCAAGACCCGTCCACCCGTTTCTGGATCGACGCGATCGCGCGTGGTCGTTAG
- a CDS encoding phosphomannomutase/phosphoglucomutase → MGNNNTQFPASVFKAYDIRGTVPDLIDATFARALGVALAARARDEGVQTLVVGRDGRLSSEMLSDALQEGMQEGGVDTLDVGMVPTPLVYFAANIMQTGSGVAITGSHNPPKYNGFKMMMGGRALYGEDVLALGAAMNGASPAPAERPGVRRQLDLVAAYIARVASGVKLARPMKIAIDCGNGVAGAVAPQLFRALGCEVTELFCEVDGTFPNHHPDPAEPKNLQDLIKCVAETDCELGLAFDGDGDRLGVVTKSGQIIWPDRQLVLFARDVLDRNPGATIIYDVKCSRHVGLSVQAAGGVPLMWKTGHSLVKAKLAETGAPLAGEMSGHIFFKERWYGFDDGLYTGARLLEIVSREADACAPLEALPQDVSTPELKLEMEEGQPFTLVKALQEQGQFADAKRVITIDGVRAEYADGFGLARPSNTTPVVVLRFEAENAEALQRIQADFRRELGKLAPEAKLPF, encoded by the coding sequence GTGGGTAACAACAACACGCAATTTCCCGCTTCCGTCTTCAAGGCTTATGACATTCGCGGCACGGTGCCGGACCTGATCGACGCGACGTTTGCGCGCGCCCTGGGCGTGGCGCTGGCCGCGCGCGCACGCGACGAAGGCGTGCAGACCCTGGTCGTGGGCCGCGACGGCCGCCTGAGCAGCGAAATGCTGTCCGACGCCTTGCAGGAAGGCATGCAGGAAGGCGGGGTAGACACGCTGGACGTGGGCATGGTGCCGACGCCGCTGGTGTACTTTGCCGCGAACATCATGCAGACCGGGTCCGGCGTGGCCATCACCGGCAGCCACAACCCGCCCAAGTACAACGGCTTCAAGATGATGATGGGCGGCCGCGCTCTGTATGGCGAAGACGTGCTGGCCTTGGGCGCCGCCATGAACGGCGCGAGCCCGGCCCCGGCCGAACGCCCCGGCGTGCGCCGCCAGCTGGACCTGGTGGCCGCCTATATCGCGCGCGTGGCCTCCGGCGTGAAGCTGGCCCGCCCCATGAAAATCGCGATCGACTGCGGCAACGGCGTGGCTGGCGCGGTGGCCCCGCAACTTTTCCGCGCGCTGGGCTGCGAAGTCACCGAACTGTTCTGCGAAGTGGACGGCACCTTCCCCAACCATCACCCCGACCCCGCCGAACCCAAGAACCTGCAAGACCTCATCAAGTGCGTGGCCGAGACCGACTGCGAACTGGGCTTGGCGTTCGACGGCGATGGCGACCGTCTGGGCGTGGTCACGAAATCGGGCCAGATCATCTGGCCCGACCGCCAACTGGTGCTGTTCGCGCGCGATGTGCTGGACCGCAACCCCGGCGCCACCATCATCTACGACGTCAAGTGCAGCCGCCACGTGGGCCTGTCCGTGCAAGCCGCGGGCGGGGTGCCGCTGATGTGGAAAACCGGCCATTCGCTGGTCAAGGCCAAGCTGGCCGAAACCGGCGCGCCCCTGGCCGGCGAAATGAGCGGCCACATTTTCTTCAAGGAACGCTGGTACGGCTTTGACGACGGCCTGTACACCGGCGCGCGTTTGCTGGAAATCGTGTCGCGCGAAGCCGATGCCTGCGCGCCCCTGGAAGCCCTGCCGCAAGACGTTTCCACGCCCGAGCTGAAGCTGGAAATGGAAGAAGGCCAGCCGTTCACACTGGTCAAAGCCTTGCAGGAACAGGGGCAGTTCGCCGACGCCAAGCGTGTCATCACCATCGACGGTGTGCGCGCCGAATACGCCGACGGCTTTGGCTTGGCCCGCCCGTCGAACACCACGCCCGTCGTGGTGCTGCGTTTTGAAGCCGAGAACGCCGAAGCCCTGCAACGCATCCAGGCCGACTTCCGCCGCGAATTGGGCAAGCTTGCGCCAGAAGCCAAACTGCCCTTCTGA